One window of the Sparus aurata chromosome 17, fSpaAur1.1, whole genome shotgun sequence genome contains the following:
- the LOC115566865 gene encoding membrane-spanning 4-domains subfamily A member 8-like has protein sequence MSLTMTKADGVTVLTLTTGPESSCPPLCQILKGLCYSPVCCSVSQHLRRVQSYYQSLLGALHIMIGLLNIGLGEILISSGATWWQMDASGFRYWLGGMYILFGIVSILSEKYPSPCLVNLNVILNLAAIALGIAAIVLYMINIGMFWVWRMYHNIYWTGFYARPPYKVVLDEGQAVIIMFVRGINAVLIVLSILEICVAIASFLLAITALRSREKREDESNDEPEHYRELLEEVTSNSTP, from the exons ATGTCTCTGACCATGACCAAGGCTGATGGGGTCACCGTGTTAACTTTGACCACTGGCCCTGAAAGCTCTTGTCCTCCACTGTGCCAAATCCTCAAGGGCCTTTGCTACAGCCCCGTGTGCTGCTCCGTGTCTCAGCATCTGAGGAGGGTGCAGAGTTACTATCAGTCACTACTGGGG GCTCTGCATATTATGATTGGGTTGCTCAACATCGGCCTTGGAGAGATCCTCATTAGCAGTGGTGCCACTTGGTGGCAAATGGATGCGTCAGGATTTCGCTACTGGCTCGGAGGAATG TACATATTGTTCGGCATCGTGAGCATTTTGTCTGAGAAGTACCCCAGTCCATGTCTG GTCAACCTCAACGTGATTCTGAATCTAGCCGCAATTGCGTTGGGCATTGCAGCCATCGTACTCTACATGATCAATATAGGAATGTTTTGGGTCTGGCGGATGTATCATAATATATACTGGACTGGATTCTACGCAAGGCCTCCTTACAAGGTTGTCTTGGACGAGGGTCAAGCAGTGATTATA ATGTTCGTAAGAGGCATCAATGCTGTGCTGATTGTTCTGTCAATCCTGGAGATCTGCGTCGCCATCGCCTCTTTCCTCTTGGCGATCACGgctctgaggagcagagagaagagagaagacgaG aGCAATGATGAACCAGAACACTACAGAGAACTCCTGGAGGAAGTCACCAGTAACTCTACGccctaa
- the LOC115566867 gene encoding transmembrane protein 176B-like codes for MSLTMGKADGVTVITLTSDSESSCPPLCQILMRLCYSPVLCSVSQHLRRVQRFSLSVLGALHIMDGLLNVGIGVILSRGLFWLTDFFWLGPVFIFLGLMNILSEKYPSPCLVILNVTGNLVGVGIAITAIVVNSISTANMGGEFAWTCRYYSDYRTPSPIEDIMRKNCEEATALALMFFRSMNALLIVLAVLELCVAISSAVLGIKALRNSKTTKNESTDDAEHYRELLGEVTSNPTA; via the exons ATGTCTCTGACCATGGGCAAGGCTGATGGGGTCACCGTGATCACTTTGACCTCTGACTCTGAAAGCTCTTGTCCTCCACTGTGTCAAATCCTCATGAGACTTTGCTACAGCCCCGTGCTGTGCTCCGTGTCTCAGCACCTGAGGAGAGTCCAGAGATTTTCTCTGTCGGTACTTGGG GCTCTGCATATTATGGATGGGTTGCTCAATGTCGGCATTGGAGTGATTCTCTCAAGGGGGTTATTTTGGTTGACAGATTTCTTTTGGCTCGGACCTGTT TTTATCTTCTTGGGCCTCATGAACATTTTGTCTGAGAAGTACCCCAGTCCATGTCTG GTCATCCTCAACGTGACTGGGAATCTAGTCGGAGTTGGTATTGCCATTACAGCCATCGTAGTCAACAGCATCAGTACAGCAAACATGGGGGGAGAGTTTGCTTGGACATGTCGTTACTATTCAGATTACAGAACGCCATCTCCTATTGAAGACATCATGAGGAAGAATTGCGAGGAGGCCACAGCACTGGCTCTG ATGTTTTTCAGAAGCATGAATGCTTTGCTGATTGTTCTGGCAGTCCTGGAGCTCTGCGTCGCCATCAGCTCTGCTGTGTTGGGGATCAAGGCTCTGAGGAACAGCAAGACAACGAAAAACGAG AGCACTGATGATGCAGAACACTACAGAGAACTGCTGGGGGAGGTCACCAGCAACCCCACAGCCTAA
- the LOC115567833 gene encoding uncharacterized protein LOC115567833, which translates to MAAGHKCLLYSYVLLSVAYLCHGKNFFFNDDNNLILPGSYDVPWMAAIPDFRTLSQITIPGTHDSMALYGGPEVERQAWSLSDQLRAGIRFLDLKVFGLGDTLYVMHGVLYQRSTLKEVLDTVRAFLSEYKSEAVLIRVQPESFEKSTVNKMVQSLIGNDQNVWVSSGMPSMGQIRGKIVFVQKSTFTLGIPFIDTDGKGSNKVSHIKDKDNRIIKQLNQAAEACGGSNAVLTTTSGSGLGTFWGMFLTPKRVAEKVNPWLNQYIRQFYPNQPRPCFAIVAMDFPGIELIHTIINLNWW; encoded by the exons ATGGCGGCTGGTCACAAGTGTCTGCTTTACAGCTACGTCTTGCTGTCTGTCGC TTATTTGTGCCATGGAAAAAACTTCTTCTTCAACGACGATAACAACCTCATTCTCCCGGGGTCCTACGATGTTCCATGGATGGCGGCCATCCCAGATTTCCGCACCCTCTCTCAAATCACCATCCCTGGTACACACGACAGCATGGCCCTGTACGGAGGTCCTGAGGTTGAACGCCAGGCCTGGTCCCTGAGTGATCAGCTCAGGGCCGGCATTCGTTTCCTGGATCTCAAAGTGTTCGGACTGGGTGACACCCTCTATGTCATGCACGGGGTGTTGTACCAGCGCAGCACCCTGAAGGAAGTCCTCGACACTGTGCGAGCCTTCCTGTCAGAGTACAAGTCTGAGGCGGTGCTCATCAGAGTGCAACCAGAGTCTTTTGAGAAGAGCACTGTCAATAAAATGGTGCAGAGTCTGATTGGCAACGACCAAAATGTCTGGGTGTCCTCGGGAATGCCAAGCATGGGTCAGATCAGGGGGAaaattgtgtttgtgcagaagAGCACGTTCACACTTGGAATTCCCTTCATAGATACAGATGGGAAAGGCAGCAACAAGGTCAGCCACattaaagacaaagacaacagaaTAATCAAACAGCTGAACCAAGCCGCTGAAGCTTGTGGAGGCAGTAATGCTGTTCTGACCACCACCAGCGGCTCTGGCTTAGGGACTTTTTGGGGAATGTTTCTGACTCCAAAGAGAGTCGCTGAAAAGGTAAACCCATGGCTCAACCAGTACATCAGACAGTTTTACCCGAACCAGCCCAGACCATGCTTTGCTATCGTTGCCATGGACTTCCCCGGTATTGAGCTCATTCATACTATTATCAATTTAAACTGGTGGTAA
- the ubqln4 gene encoding ubiquilin-4: MAEKSSTDQTGEADGDKNVPPGGSIMVVTVKTPNGKEEITISEDSSVAQFKQEVSKKFQASLDQLVLIFAGKILKDGDTLNQHGIKDGLTVHLVVKTAPKSGSSSSQASSSSAAPQSTSTTTTSSSSSSSSATVADTTGGGTSQTPTQPANPMSGLGGLEGLGGLGGLGGLGGISGLGGLGGLSGLGGLGGLGGLGGLGGLGDLSGLLGQGMGSSNFMEMQQQVQSQLMSDPQMLSQVMANPLVQNMMSNPDLMRQMFAGNPQMQQLMEQNPDVSRVFNNPELMRQMQNPDTLSTLTNPRVMQALTQIQQGLQTLQTEAPGFMSRSPSGLTVPPATGESVPPVNPPPTATATQPSPSQQQLMQQMLQMFAGGGPSLQTPEVRFQQQLDQLNAMGFINREANLQALIATGGDVNAAIERLLA; encoded by the exons ATGGCGGAGAAAAGCAGCACAGACCAAACCGGGGAAGCCGACGGAGATAAAAATGTTCCTCCTGGAGGATCTATTATGGTCGTCACCGTCAAAACACCAAACGGAAAAGAAGAAATAACGATTTCCGAGGATTCTTCTGTCGCTCAG tttaaACAGGAGGTGTCCAAAAAGTTCCAGGCCAGTCTGGACCAGCTGGTGTTGATATTTGCGGGAAAGATTCTGAAGGACGGTGACACTTTAAACCAGCACGGTATCAAAGACGGGTTGACTGTTCATCTTGTTGTCAAGACTGCCCCAAA ATCAGGTAGCAGTTCATCTCAGGCCAGTTCCAGTTCTGCAGCGCCTCAGAGTACCagtaccaccaccaccagcagcagcagcagcagctccagtgcCACTGTGGCAGACACAACAGGAGGTGGCACGAGCCAGACACCAACACAGCCTGCTAATCCAATGA GTGGACTTGGTGGACTAGAGGGACTTGGTGGACTGGGGGGACTTGGTGGGCTCGGTGGAATCAGTGGACTTGGTGGACTTGGTGGACTCAGTGGACTGGGCGGACTTGGTGGACTTGGTGGACTTGGCGGACTTGGCGGACTTGGCGATCTGTCCGGTCTGTTAGGTCAGGGCATGGGCTCATCCAACTTCATGGAGATGCAGCAGCAAGTGCAGAGCCAGCTGATGTCTGATCCGCAGATGCTGTCGCAGGTCATGGCGAACCCGCTGGTCCAGAACATGATGTCCAACCCAGACCTGATGAGACAGATGTTTGCAGGCAATCCCCAGATGCAGCAGCTCATGGAACAGAACCCGGACGTCTCCCGCGTGTTCAACAACCCTGAGCTCATGAGGCAG ATGCAGAATCCTGACACACTGTCGACGTTGACCAACCCCAGAGTCATGCAGGCCCTCACACAGATCCAACAGGGCCTGCAGACCTTACAGACAGAAGCCCCGGGATTCATGTCCAG ATCTCCTAGCGGTCTCACAGTTCCTCCAGCCACCGGGGAGAGCGTCCCCCCAGTGAACCCTCCCCCCACTGCCACGGCAACACAGCCCAGTCCCTCTCAGCAACAGCTCATGCAGCAGATGTTACAGATGTTTGCAGGCGGCGGCCCATCA CTTCAGACACCTGAGGTTcgtttccagcagcagctcgACCAGCTCAACGCCATGGGTTTCATCAACCGCGAAGCCAACCTGCAGGCCCTTATCGCCACCGGAGGGGATGTCAACGCCGCCATTGAGAGACTGCTGGCCTAA